Proteins encoded by one window of Kiritimatiellia bacterium:
- a CDS encoding DegT/DnrJ/EryC1/StrS family aminotransferase translates to MSKAKLAIHGGKPVIDRDKTGKWPIITSEDIASVTHVLRSGIIGGINAPEAVALRKEWASYTGAAHCLTLNSGTAALHIAVAAAGVGPGDEVITSAYSFSASALAVLHHNAIPIFVDIDHSTPNINPKKIEKKISPRTKAIIPVHMEGLPCDMDEINAIARKHKLVVIEDACQAHGALYKGRKAGSLGDMAAFSLNFTKNLTGGEGGLFTTNRDKYLKNAGKVASFGEVIKNNAPRAYRSSCLGWMYRPCEITMALARSQLKRLDEYNYARQKNCEYLSRELAEIKGVIPPIVPADRTHVYHIYRIRLDPKAMGIDMDSRNFRMSVQKALNAEGVFAHEYQSIPLPGHEIYQLKEGYGHGCPWSCPHSRKTEYRSEDYAEVLNMIDNSFVLVSEIAPPNGKELMGKIVEAFRKVFENIAEVLENK, encoded by the coding sequence ATGAGCAAGGCAAAACTGGCAATACATGGCGGCAAACCGGTAATCGATAGAGACAAAACAGGCAAATGGCCCATAATAACTTCTGAAGACATTGCCAGCGTGACGCATGTTTTGAGAAGCGGGATCATCGGAGGAATAAACGCTCCGGAAGCGGTAGCTTTGAGGAAAGAATGGGCGTCTTATACAGGCGCCGCACATTGCCTTACTTTAAACAGCGGGACAGCGGCTTTGCATATTGCCGTTGCCGCCGCAGGCGTCGGGCCGGGAGATGAAGTTATTACTTCGGCGTATTCCTTCAGCGCTTCTGCGTTAGCCGTCTTGCATCACAATGCGATTCCCATATTTGTGGATATAGATCATTCTACCCCCAACATTAATCCTAAAAAAATAGAGAAAAAAATCAGTCCCAGGACAAAAGCCATTATACCGGTTCATATGGAGGGTTTGCCTTGTGACATGGATGAAATTAACGCTATAGCCAGAAAACATAAACTTGTTGTCATTGAGGACGCTTGTCAGGCGCATGGTGCGTTATATAAAGGCAGAAAAGCCGGTTCGCTGGGGGATATGGCCGCGTTCAGCCTTAACTTTACCAAGAATCTTACCGGCGGGGAAGGAGGACTGTTTACCACCAATCGTGATAAATATCTGAAAAATGCCGGCAAAGTTGCCTCTTTTGGGGAAGTTATAAAAAATAACGCGCCGCGCGCGTATCGGTCTTCTTGTCTGGGGTGGATGTACCGCCCCTGCGAGATTACGATGGCATTGGCGAGAAGCCAGCTAAAACGACTGGATGAATATAATTACGCGCGGCAGAAAAATTGCGAATATCTTTCGCGGGAACTTGCCGAAATAAAAGGTGTAATCCCCCCCATCGTGCCCGCCGACAGGACGCATGTCTACCATATATATCGTATAAGGCTTGATCCCAAGGCCATGGGCATTGACATGGACAGCAGAAACTTCAGAATGAGCGTTCAAAAAGCCTTAAATGCCGAAGGCGTATTTGCGCACGAATATCAATCAATTCCGTTGCCAGGTCATGAAATATACCAACTAAAGGAAGGTTATGGCCACGGGTGCCCATGGTCTTGCCCGCATTCAAGAAAAACGGAATATAGGTCGGAAGATTATGCGGAAGTTCTAAACATGATTGACAATTCATTTGTGTTGGTGTCGGAAATAGCGCCGCCAAACGGAAAAGAGCTCATGGGAAAGATAGTTGAAGCATTTCGCAAAGTTTTTGAAAACATCGCGGAAGTGTTGGAGAATAAATGA
- a CDS encoding amidohydrolase family protein, giving the protein MSLNFFDINAFIGRPKGKARFNPIASSAELLGAMDTSGIQKAVLWHISQYDYSAVEGNRILNEMVLKTDRLFGCWTLLPPQTGEVITDDFFAGMERNRIIALRAFPDFHRFFLSRTVFNGFLEEVVARRIPLLLSLARGISWSGVYNLLQDFPDLTCILCEIGLANRFSWPLLEHYPNVYLETSLLSYAAEGIESTVRRFGARRLVFGTGFPERYHLAAIMGLLHADISNVDKEKIACQNLDNIISGIKYDK; this is encoded by the coding sequence ATGTCCCTCAATTTTTTTGATATCAATGCTTTCATCGGCAGACCAAAGGGAAAAGCGCGCTTTAATCCAATTGCCAGCTCGGCCGAACTGCTTGGGGCAATGGATACATCCGGAATTCAAAAAGCTGTTCTCTGGCACATATCTCAATATGATTATTCGGCGGTTGAAGGAAACCGGATTTTAAACGAAATGGTTCTGAAAACAGACCGCCTTTTTGGTTGCTGGACGCTTCTGCCGCCCCAAACAGGAGAGGTCATAACGGATGATTTTTTTGCCGGAATGGAGCGGAATCGCATCATCGCGCTTCGCGCTTTCCCCGATTTCCACAGGTTTTTTTTGAGCCGGACCGTATTTAATGGTTTTCTGGAGGAAGTAGTCGCCCGTCGTATTCCGCTCCTGCTCTCATTGGCCAGAGGCATTTCCTGGTCCGGCGTATACAACCTTCTCCAGGATTTTCCCGATCTTACCTGCATTCTCTGCGAAATTGGGCTCGCCAATAGATTTTCATGGCCGCTCCTCGAGCATTATCCAAACGTCTATCTTGAAACAAGCCTCCTTTCCTACGCGGCGGAAGGCATTGAATCAACGGTGCGCCGATTCGGCGCCAGAAGGCTTGTGTTTGGAACGGGATTCCCTGAACGTTATCACCTCGCCGCAATAATGGGATTGCTTCACGCCGACATTTCGAATGTTGATAAAGAAAAAATTGCCTGCCAAAATCTAGACAATATTATTTCCGGAATAAAATATGACAAGTAA
- a CDS encoding amidohydrolase family protein has product MKRNGVKMLAFCHHAALFAPDIGNQANIEAVRLFPKHLRAYCAVNPNYPEIVKKDMRTFASYPDVYIGFKFLADYHECPLMDGRYKPAWEYADTKKLLVLLHTWGGSHYDGPEQIEKAAREYSGAKILLGHSCHGEWDKAIELAKTFPNIHLELCAVMDERGILERFVEKLGSKRIVFGTDFPWFNHHYYIGAIINAGLCDEALHDVFHRNAEKLLGVLF; this is encoded by the coding sequence ATGAAACGTAACGGCGTGAAAATGCTTGCCTTTTGTCATCATGCCGCGCTTTTCGCGCCGGATATTGGCAATCAGGCGAACATTGAGGCTGTAAGACTTTTCCCCAAACACCTTCGGGCCTACTGCGCAGTAAACCCGAATTATCCGGAGATTGTCAAGAAGGATATGAGAACATTTGCGAGTTACCCTGACGTTTACATCGGCTTTAAATTTCTCGCCGACTATCACGAATGCCCCCTTATGGATGGCCGGTATAAACCTGCGTGGGAATATGCCGACACAAAGAAACTTTTAGTCCTGCTGCACACCTGGGGCGGAAGCCATTATGACGGACCGGAACAAATTGAAAAAGCGGCGCGGGAATACTCTGGCGCGAAAATACTTCTGGGGCATTCCTGCCACGGAGAGTGGGATAAGGCAATAGAATTGGCAAAAACATTTCCGAACATACATCTTGAACTTTGCGCGGTAATGGATGAGCGCGGGATATTGGAGCGATTTGTGGAAAAACTCGGTTCGAAGCGGATCGTTTTTGGCACCGATTTCCCGTGGTTCAACCATCATTATTATATTGGAGCCATCATAAACGCGGGATTGTGCGACGAGGCGCTTCATGATGTTTTTCACAGGAACGCAGAAAAATTGCTGGGGGTTCTTTTTTAA